One segment of Nocardia farcinica DNA contains the following:
- a CDS encoding alpha/beta hydrolase — protein MRRLVSCSIAVLALCAALLTAPTAAAAPGSAILDVRPLGGRQLEVVVHSAAMNRPITLWMSHPGPGAPALYLLNAVDGGEDGGPWMNRTDVAAFFADKNVNVIVPMGGRASYYTDWVADDPVLGRNKWSTFLTAELPPLLEQRFGMTGRNAVAGLSMSATSALNLALDAPGRYQAVGAYSGCARTSDPAGRALIYAELAVFGANATNMWGGPDSPLWAAHDPVLRAEELRGLAIYVSAGDGRPGRHETLTAPGIDGNPIDLLDRMVVGGLMETVIGGCTRPLVDRLTSLAIPATLALRPGTHSWPYWQDDLHDSWPMFAAAIGA, from the coding sequence ATGCGTCGGCTCGTGAGCTGTTCGATTGCTGTCCTGGCGCTGTGCGCCGCCCTCCTCACCGCACCCACGGCCGCCGCCGCGCCCGGCTCGGCCATCCTCGACGTGCGCCCCCTGGGCGGCAGGCAGCTCGAGGTCGTGGTGCATTCGGCGGCGATGAACCGCCCGATCACCCTGTGGATGTCGCACCCCGGTCCCGGCGCACCCGCCCTCTACCTGCTCAACGCGGTCGACGGCGGCGAGGACGGCGGCCCGTGGATGAACCGCACCGATGTGGCCGCGTTCTTCGCCGACAAGAACGTCAACGTGATCGTGCCGATGGGCGGCCGCGCCAGCTACTACACCGACTGGGTCGCCGACGACCCGGTGCTCGGCCGCAACAAGTGGAGCACCTTCCTCACCGCCGAGCTGCCGCCGTTGCTGGAACAGCGGTTCGGTATGACCGGCCGCAATGCCGTTGCCGGGCTGTCGATGTCGGCCACCTCCGCGCTGAACCTGGCGCTCGACGCCCCCGGCCGCTACCAGGCGGTCGGCGCCTACAGCGGCTGTGCCCGCACCAGCGACCCCGCCGGTCGCGCCCTCATCTACGCCGAACTCGCCGTGTTCGGCGCCAACGCCACCAACATGTGGGGCGGCCCCGACAGCCCGCTGTGGGCCGCCCACGACCCGGTGCTGCGCGCGGAAGAACTGCGCGGACTGGCCATCTACGTCTCCGCGGGTGACGGCCGACCGGGCAGGCACGAAACCCTCACCGCGCCCGGCATCGACGGCAACCCGATCGACCTGCTCGACCGCATGGTCGTCGGTGGCCTGATGGAGACGGTGATCGGCGGCTGCACCCGCCCGCTGGTCGACCGCCTCACCAGCCTGGCCATCCCCGCCACGCTCGCGCTGCGTCCCGGCACCCATTCGTGGCCGTACTGGCAGGACGACCTGCACGACTCCTGGCCGATGTTCGCCGCCGCCATCGGCGCCTGA
- a CDS encoding TfoX/Sxy family protein, protein MPFDPDLAERLRAVLAGTPALAEKRMFGGLAFLVGGNLAVAASHDGGLLVRVDPAEGERLLDDRRVMPMVMGGREMRGWLRVAPAAVDTDAALRAWVDRGVFYARSLPPK, encoded by the coding sequence ATGCCTTTCGATCCCGACCTCGCCGAGCGGCTGCGCGCCGTGCTCGCGGGCACGCCCGCCCTGGCCGAGAAGCGCATGTTCGGCGGTCTGGCCTTCCTCGTCGGCGGCAACCTCGCGGTCGCGGCCAGCCATGACGGCGGTCTGCTGGTGCGGGTCGACCCCGCCGAGGGGGAGCGCCTCCTCGACGACCGGCGCGTCATGCCGATGGTGATGGGCGGGCGCGAGATGCGGGGCTGGCTGCGGGTCGCGCCCGCCGCCGTCGACACCGACGCGGCCCTGCGGGCCTGGGTCGACCGCGGCGTGTTCTACGCGCGATCCCTGCCCCCGAAGTAG